Genomic segment of Paenibacillus sp. FSL R5-0912:
GACCGAAATTACGAAGCTGGAATCCAAAGACGGTACTGTGAAATTCCTGTTCGGTCTGCATGATGATCATGCGATTGAGACAGTTATTATGAAGCACAATTACGGCAACAGCGTATGTGTAACTACCCAGGTGGGCTGCCGGATCGGCTGTACCTTCTGCGCGTCTACGCTTGGAGGTCTGAAGCGTGATCTGACCGCAGGGGAGATTGTGGCCCAGGTAGTGCGTTCCCAGCAGATTCTTGATGCCCGCGGCGAACGCGTCAGCAGCATTGTTATCATGGGCACCGGCGAACCTTTCGAGAACTACGACGCAACCATGAGATTCCTGCGCCTCATGATCCATGAGAAGGGTCTGAATATTGGCCAGCGCCATATTACAGTATCGACCAGCGGGATTGTGCCGAATATTTACAAGTTTGCTGACGAAGATACGCAGATCAATCTGGCGATCTCGATTCATGCGCCTAATGATACGCTCCGTTCCAAGCTGATGCCGGTTAACCGCCGCTATCCGTTTGATGATGTAATCGAGTCATTGCGCTACTATCAGGCCAAGACAGGCCGCCGGATCAGCTTCGAATATGCCTTGATCGGCGGAGTGAACGATCAGCCTGAGCATGCCGAGGAATTAGCGGGTGTGCTTAAGACCATGCTCTGCCATGTGAACCTGATTCCGGTTAACCATGTGCCTGAGCGCAAGTATGTACGGACTTCCCGCAATGATATCTTTGAATTTCAGCGTATACTGGCCGATCATGGCGTGAACGTTACGATCCGCCGTGAGCAAGGCCATGATATTGCGGCCGCATGCGGTCAGCTGCGTGCCAAACATATGGAGTTGGGGTGAGGATATTTGATCAGAACAGTTCAAGCCAGCGACATTGGCCGGGTACGTACCGTCAATGAGGATTCGGTCTGGATCGGCGCTACGCGCCACGGTTATACCCTCGGCA
This window contains:
- the rlmN gene encoding 23S rRNA (adenine(2503)-C(2))-methyltransferase RlmN, with product MKPLIYDFSLEELQQWAKDNGEPAFRGGQIFDWLYVKRVNEFESMSNLSKALRGKLVEQFSISALTEITKLESKDGTVKFLFGLHDDHAIETVIMKHNYGNSVCVTTQVGCRIGCTFCASTLGGLKRDLTAGEIVAQVVRSQQILDARGERVSSIVIMGTGEPFENYDATMRFLRLMIHEKGLNIGQRHITVSTSGIVPNIYKFADEDTQINLAISIHAPNDTLRSKLMPVNRRYPFDDVIESLRYYQAKTGRRISFEYALIGGVNDQPEHAEELAGVLKTMLCHVNLIPVNHVPERKYVRTSRNDIFEFQRILADHGVNVTIRREQGHDIAAACGQLRAKHMELG